The Sorangiineae bacterium MSr11367 genome window below encodes:
- a CDS encoding serine/threonine protein kinase → MHDEALPVCPITGRKIAESTAFSSSSSASAPAPAHRGAISNTGGGSDRPGLTGPTGERRSLIERGGRNLLGKRIGGKYIVRSVLGEGGMGTVYEAEHVAIGRAVAVKVLHPSQARKKVSVKRFHHEARAAGAIGHPNICEVYDLGELEDGSPYLVMERLLGETLADRIAREGVLPYDEVLDLITQVLSGLIAAHEKGIVHRDIKPENVFLARRVGCPAIAKILDFGVSKMLPSGDRAEEELHLTRTGMVMGTPFYMSPEQARGDRDLDARVDLYACGVIMYEALTARRPFLAPNYNALLLQILTTSPRPIRELRPNVPDAIERVVEKAMRRSRDDRYRNAVDFQSDLKGLRDDYSGPTRLHPISPELVEAARQSFLRSPTPAASRQVPTPAPARPPPPFQPAVTGPSDEERRLAAQADAFDDMPTEIQRTDFRPRPYDDDDEIAATEVRHDAIEMLRAARTGQRRAAAATPPATEGEDITLKLDNPDDVTEIMREARDRLRGSKTPRR, encoded by the coding sequence ATGCACGACGAAGCTCTTCCCGTTTGCCCCATTACGGGAAGAAAAATCGCGGAGAGCACCGCGTTCTCGTCTTCTTCTTCTGCGTCCGCGCCGGCACCGGCCCACCGCGGCGCCATCTCCAATACGGGCGGCGGCTCGGACCGCCCGGGTCTCACCGGTCCTACTGGCGAGCGTCGGTCGTTGATCGAACGCGGCGGTCGCAACCTGCTGGGCAAGCGAATCGGTGGAAAGTACATCGTTCGCTCCGTCCTCGGCGAGGGCGGCATGGGCACCGTGTACGAGGCCGAGCACGTGGCCATCGGCCGTGCGGTCGCGGTGAAGGTGCTGCACCCCTCGCAGGCCCGCAAAAAGGTCAGTGTGAAGCGCTTCCACCACGAAGCGCGCGCGGCCGGTGCCATCGGCCACCCGAACATCTGCGAGGTCTACGACCTCGGCGAGCTGGAAGATGGCAGCCCCTACCTGGTGATGGAGCGCCTCCTTGGCGAGACGCTGGCCGATCGCATCGCACGCGAAGGCGTGCTGCCCTACGACGAAGTGCTCGACCTCATCACGCAGGTCCTCTCGGGCCTCATCGCCGCGCACGAGAAGGGCATCGTGCACCGCGACATCAAGCCGGAGAACGTGTTTCTCGCGCGCCGTGTGGGCTGCCCGGCCATCGCGAAGATTTTGGACTTCGGCGTCTCCAAGATGCTGCCCTCGGGCGATCGCGCGGAGGAGGAGCTGCACCTCACGCGCACCGGCATGGTCATGGGCACGCCGTTTTACATGTCGCCCGAGCAGGCGCGCGGCGATCGCGATCTCGACGCGCGGGTCGATCTGTATGCGTGCGGCGTCATCATGTACGAGGCGCTCACCGCCCGCCGTCCGTTCCTCGCGCCGAACTACAACGCGCTGCTCTTGCAGATCCTCACCACGTCGCCGCGGCCCATTCGGGAGCTGCGCCCCAACGTGCCCGACGCCATCGAGCGCGTCGTCGAAAAGGCCATGCGCCGCTCGCGCGACGATCGGTACCGCAACGCGGTCGACTTCCAGAGCGATCTGAAAGGCCTGCGCGACGACTACAGCGGGCCCACACGCCTGCACCCCATCTCGCCCGAGTTGGTCGAGGCCGCGCGGCAGTCGTTTCTGCGATCGCCCACGCCCGCGGCATCGCGCCAAGTGCCTACGCCGGCCCCTGCAAGGCCGCCGCCCCCATTTCAGCCCGCAGTGACCGGCCCGAGCGACGAAGAGCGGCGTCTGGCCGCCCAGGCCGACGCGTTCGACGACATGCCCACCGAGATCCAGCGGACGGATTTTCGGCCGCGCCCCTATGACGACGACGACGAAATCGCGGCCACCGAGGTGCGGCACGACGCCATCGAGATGCTCCGCGCCGCGCGCACGGGTCAGCGGCGCGCGGCCGCCGCCACGCCGCCTGCGACCGAGGGTGAGGACATCACCTTGAAACTCGACAACCCGGACGACGTGACGGAAATCATGCGCGAGGCACGGGATCGCCTGCGCGGTTCCAAGACGCCGCGAAGGTAA
- a CDS encoding thiolase family protein yields the protein MTTTAPVYIVSASRTPIGAFLGSLSSLRAPELGATAIRGALEKANVTPDQVGEVFMGNVLSAGIGQAPARQAMIYAGIPNTVPATTVGKVCGSGLQAILFGAKTVALGDAELVVSGGMESMSNVPYYLDKARGGYRMGDGKIVDGMIFDGLWDPYNNIHMGNCGDSCAKEYGFTREAQDEYARESFRRALAAQREGLFAKEITPVKVPQRKGDPLEVKDDEGPAKGDPSKFASLKPAFSKDGTITAANASSINDGACALVLASEAAVKAHNLTPLARIVGYASAAHEPTQFTTAPIKAIDAVCKRTGLKTGDIDLYEINEAFAVVSMVAIKQLGLDPQRVNVRGGAVALGHPIGASGARIVTTLLHAMQDQGKKRGVAAICIGGGEALALVVER from the coding sequence ATGACGACGACCGCGCCCGTTTACATCGTTTCGGCTTCGCGTACCCCCATCGGGGCCTTTTTGGGCAGCCTCTCCTCCTTGCGCGCGCCGGAGCTGGGCGCGACCGCCATTCGAGGCGCACTGGAGAAGGCCAACGTCACGCCCGATCAGGTCGGCGAGGTCTTCATGGGCAATGTGCTCTCGGCCGGCATCGGCCAGGCCCCTGCGCGCCAAGCCATGATTTATGCGGGGATTCCCAACACGGTGCCCGCCACCACGGTGGGAAAGGTCTGTGGCTCGGGCCTGCAGGCAATCCTGTTTGGCGCCAAGACGGTGGCGCTGGGAGATGCCGAGCTCGTGGTTTCGGGCGGCATGGAGTCGATGTCAAATGTGCCCTACTACCTCGACAAGGCCCGCGGCGGGTACCGCATGGGCGATGGAAAAATCGTCGACGGGATGATCTTCGACGGCCTGTGGGATCCGTACAACAACATCCACATGGGCAATTGCGGCGATTCGTGCGCCAAGGAGTACGGCTTCACGCGTGAGGCGCAGGACGAATACGCCCGCGAGAGCTTCCGCCGCGCCCTCGCCGCCCAGCGTGAGGGGCTCTTCGCCAAGGAGATCACGCCGGTCAAGGTTCCGCAGAGGAAGGGCGACCCGCTCGAGGTGAAGGACGACGAGGGGCCGGCCAAGGGCGATCCGTCGAAGTTCGCCTCGCTGAAGCCGGCCTTCTCGAAGGATGGGACCATCACGGCCGCCAACGCGTCGTCGATCAACGATGGGGCGTGCGCCCTGGTGTTGGCCAGTGAGGCCGCCGTGAAGGCGCACAACCTGACGCCACTGGCGCGCATCGTCGGGTACGCGAGCGCGGCGCACGAGCCGACGCAGTTCACCACGGCGCCCATCAAGGCCATCGACGCGGTGTGCAAGCGCACGGGGCTCAAGACGGGCGACATCGATCTGTACGAGATCAACGAGGCCTTCGCGGTGGTGTCGATGGTGGCCATCAAGCAACTGGGCCTCGACCCGCAGCGCGTCAACGTGCGCGGCGGTGCGGTGGCGCTCGGCCATCCCATCGGCGCCTCGGGTGCGCGCATCGTGACGACGTTGCTGCATGCGATGCAGGATCAAGGCAAGAAGCGCGGCGTGGCGGCCATCTGCATCGGCGGCGGCGAGGCCTTGGCCCTGGTCGTCGAGCGGTGA
- a CDS encoding MBL fold metallo-hydrolase, with protein sequence MIRPRELSATLDLFPVRTPTLPPATHTNSYALGSRDVLLVEPSTPYDDEQRAFLEWARALASQGRRAVAICATHHHPDHVGGLAVLARELSLPVWAHPETTARLEPELAAHVTRALADGDTLALDGPIPETWQVLHTPGHAPGHVCLHERERGTVVVGDMVASVGTILIAPGDGDMRIYLEQLARLESLGARLALPAHGDPIDEPSALFRKYIVHRGMREAKVRAALGAEGEKGADLDDLVASAYDDTPVHLWPIARLSLRAHLDKLVYDGAAAFDGDLWRAS encoded by the coding sequence GTGATTCGCCCGCGCGAGCTCTCCGCGACGCTGGATCTGTTTCCGGTGCGCACGCCGACCTTGCCGCCGGCGACGCACACGAACAGCTATGCGTTGGGCTCGCGCGATGTTCTTCTCGTCGAACCCTCGACGCCGTACGACGACGAGCAGCGCGCGTTCCTCGAGTGGGCGCGCGCGCTCGCCTCGCAAGGGCGGCGTGCGGTGGCTATCTGCGCGACGCACCATCACCCGGACCACGTGGGCGGACTCGCCGTGCTCGCGCGCGAGCTTTCGCTGCCCGTCTGGGCGCACCCGGAGACGACGGCGCGGCTCGAGCCGGAGCTCGCCGCGCACGTTACGCGGGCGCTCGCCGATGGAGACACGCTCGCGCTCGATGGGCCGATCCCCGAGACGTGGCAGGTGCTGCACACGCCGGGGCATGCCCCAGGCCACGTGTGCCTCCATGAACGAGAGCGCGGCACCGTCGTGGTGGGCGACATGGTGGCGAGCGTGGGAACCATCTTGATTGCGCCGGGCGACGGCGACATGCGGATCTACCTGGAGCAGCTGGCGCGGCTGGAGTCGCTGGGCGCGCGGCTGGCGCTGCCGGCCCACGGCGATCCCATCGACGAGCCGTCGGCGCTGTTTCGCAAGTACATCGTGCACCGCGGTATGCGCGAGGCGAAGGTGCGCGCGGCGCTCGGTGCGGAGGGCGAGAAGGGCGCGGACTTGGACGATCTGGTGGCGAGCGCCTACGACGATACGCCCGTGCATCTGTGGCCCATCGCGCGTTTGAGCCTGCGTGCGCACTTGGACAAGCTCGTCTACGACGGCGCCGCCGCCTTCGACGGCGATCTCTGGCGGGCGTCATGA
- a CDS encoding site-2 protease family protein, whose translation MNSDRASSAPNADPGPPGEVTQDERRPLAWRTNLGLFLATAASVFWTGTQAFSDSANWAERAAMAAPFTVTLLAILLAHEFGHFIAARLHKVDASLPFFIPLPFPVSPFGTMGAVIRMRGDIDTRRALLDIGAAGPLAGLVVAIPAYAWGAAHSQLVANTMEAGQLGESILLKTLDHFFAPAIPAGMDLSLSPVAYAAWIGMFITMINLLPIGQLDGGHIAYALLGPKQDKVAPFVHRSLLAFFFVSLASFILRDVRAGFGLFRIGQHVANAIPWLGLFEFMAVLGTFSSQRHARSADAMSLRTRILATVGLVMMAMLGQELTGVKGTLLWFGWFVGLGLFLAMDVRWGVLRRHALFDHPITSAEPLGRGRAVIAIVTLAMFVLLFMPAPITM comes from the coding sequence GTGAATAGCGATCGGGCAAGCTCGGCCCCCAACGCCGACCCGGGACCGCCCGGCGAGGTGACCCAGGACGAACGGCGGCCGCTGGCCTGGCGCACGAACCTCGGGCTCTTTCTCGCCACCGCCGCGAGCGTCTTCTGGACGGGGACGCAGGCGTTCAGCGATTCCGCGAATTGGGCGGAGCGGGCGGCCATGGCCGCGCCCTTCACGGTGACCTTGCTGGCCATCTTGCTCGCGCACGAATTCGGGCATTTCATCGCCGCGCGGCTCCACAAGGTGGACGCGTCGCTTCCATTCTTCATCCCGCTGCCGTTTCCCGTCTCGCCCTTCGGCACGATGGGGGCCGTCATTCGCATGCGCGGGGACATCGACACGCGCCGTGCCCTGCTCGACATCGGCGCCGCGGGGCCGCTGGCCGGCTTGGTGGTGGCCATCCCCGCCTACGCGTGGGGAGCGGCGCACTCGCAGCTCGTGGCCAACACGATGGAAGCGGGCCAGCTCGGCGAGTCCATTCTGCTCAAGACGCTCGACCATTTCTTCGCACCCGCGATCCCTGCGGGGATGGACCTGTCGCTGTCGCCGGTGGCCTACGCCGCATGGATTGGCATGTTCATCACGATGATCAACCTGCTGCCCATCGGCCAGCTCGACGGCGGCCACATCGCCTACGCGCTCTTGGGCCCGAAGCAGGACAAGGTCGCCCCCTTCGTGCACCGCTCGCTGTTGGCCTTCTTCTTCGTCAGCCTGGCAAGCTTCATCCTGCGGGACGTGCGCGCCGGGTTCGGGCTCTTTCGCATCGGCCAGCACGTGGCCAATGCCATCCCTTGGCTCGGGCTCTTCGAGTTCATGGCCGTCCTCGGGACGTTCTCGAGCCAACGCCACGCGCGCTCGGCCGATGCGATGTCCTTGCGCACCCGCATCCTGGCCACCGTGGGCCTGGTGATGATGGCCATGCTCGGCCAGGAGCTCACCGGTGTAAAGGGAACGCTCCTCTGGTTCGGATGGTTCGTGGGGCTCGGCTTGTTTCTCGCGATGGACGTCCGCTGGGGCGTGCTCCGACGTCACGCCTTGTTCGACCACCCCATCACGAGCGCCGAGCCCCTCGGGCGCGGGCGTGCGGTCATCGCCATCGTGACATTGGCAATGTTCGTGCTGCTCTTCATGCCCGCTCCGATCACGATGTGA
- a CDS encoding phosphoribosylaminoimidazolesuccinocarboxamide synthase, translating to MSNDEKLDQDIRLGLGRALGGTDFPSLGAKYEGKVRDNYSTADGRRYIVVTDRISAFDHVLGTIPFKGQVLNRLAAWWFEQTRSVADNHLLSVPDPNVLECVECEPLLVEMVVRAYITGSTGTSAWTHYQKGARVFAGHPLPEGLRKNQRLPAPILTPATKAPLGEHDVTMSREEILAQGKVTAADFDVAADMAMRLFDVGAKLAGAHGLILADTKYEMGKTKDGRIVLIDEIHTPDSSRFWMADTYEERFAKGEDPAPFDKDFVRSYYTNLGYNYDGPPPPLPDEVRAGAAKRYISAYERITGETFVPDTDEPIARIRKNLGL from the coding sequence ATGTCGAACGACGAGAAGCTCGACCAGGACATCCGTCTGGGGCTCGGGCGTGCGCTGGGCGGGACGGATTTTCCGTCGCTGGGTGCCAAGTACGAGGGCAAAGTCCGCGACAATTACAGCACCGCGGACGGGCGCCGTTACATCGTCGTGACGGACCGGATCAGCGCGTTCGATCATGTGCTGGGGACCATCCCGTTCAAGGGGCAGGTGCTCAATCGGTTGGCCGCGTGGTGGTTCGAGCAAACGCGCTCCGTCGCCGACAACCACCTGCTCAGCGTGCCCGATCCCAACGTGCTCGAGTGTGTCGAGTGCGAGCCGCTTCTCGTCGAGATGGTCGTGCGCGCATACATCACCGGTTCGACGGGAACCAGCGCGTGGACGCACTACCAAAAGGGCGCGCGCGTCTTCGCGGGGCACCCGCTGCCGGAAGGCCTGCGCAAGAACCAGCGCCTGCCCGCGCCCATCCTCACGCCCGCGACGAAGGCGCCGCTCGGCGAGCACGACGTGACCATGTCGCGCGAGGAGATCCTCGCCCAGGGCAAGGTCACCGCGGCGGACTTCGACGTGGCGGCGGACATGGCCATGCGCCTCTTCGACGTCGGCGCCAAGCTGGCGGGTGCGCACGGACTCATCCTGGCCGACACCAAATACGAGATGGGCAAGACCAAGGACGGTCGCATCGTGCTCATCGACGAGATCCACACACCGGACTCGTCGCGCTTCTGGATGGCCGACACCTACGAAGAGCGCTTCGCCAAGGGCGAAGATCCCGCGCCCTTCGACAAGGACTTCGTCCGAAGTTACTACACGAACCTCGGCTACAACTACGACGGACCGCCGCCCCCGCTACCGGACGAGGTGCGCGCGGGCGCCGCAAAGCGCTATATCAGCGCGTACGAACGCATCACCGGCGAGACATTCGTACCCGACACCGACGAACCGATCGCCCGCATTCGCAAAAATTTGGGTCTTTAG
- the purS gene encoding phosphoribosylformylglycinamidine synthase subunit PurS produces MKATVVVRLKSEVLDPQGDAVRRALGTLGFEGVKNVRIGKIVEIEIDEAHSKDPKDLTERLAKMSDEMLANPVIEDYEVKLG; encoded by the coding sequence ATGAAGGCGACCGTCGTGGTGAGGCTCAAGTCCGAGGTACTCGATCCGCAAGGCGATGCAGTGCGACGCGCCCTGGGCACGCTCGGCTTCGAAGGCGTCAAGAACGTGCGCATCGGCAAGATCGTCGAGATCGAAATCGACGAGGCCCACTCGAAGGACCCCAAGGACCTGACCGAGCGCCTCGCCAAGATGTCCGACGAGATGCTCGCCAACCCGGTCATCGAGGACTACGAGGTCAAGCTCGGCTAG
- a CDS encoding PepSY domain-containing protein, whose product MTAAAGSISVEKKASLQRWRLVHTWTSVVCTAFMLVLCITGLPLVFRDEIDAALAARPYARELRDLDERTPVKSIDAIIAQGKSLYPTKHVQFVFWDAERPHLIGLGVGEEFDSPLSKVQRVFFDDRTGEVRGSAPAEGGLTDFIWNLHKSLCTGILGDLFLGIMSLAFLASIVSGVVVYGPMARRIGFGIVRKARAARIRWLDIHNLVGSTTLAWALVVGATGFVNTLEAPFFGIWNQMTVPALLAPYKGKPLPATRSSVDDAVATARAALPDMTPTSVGFPESRFGSPRHYFIWMHGSSLLTARMFTPVLVEADTGKLATARRFPWYLQALEISRPLHFGDYGGMPLKVLWAFLDVLTIVVLGSGIYLWVARLRASRPITEEGDAAAGGLPLSEEPAE is encoded by the coding sequence ATGACAGCGGCCGCGGGTTCCATTTCCGTGGAGAAAAAGGCGAGCCTCCAACGCTGGAGGCTCGTGCACACGTGGACGAGCGTCGTGTGTACGGCGTTCATGCTCGTGCTGTGCATCACGGGCCTGCCCCTCGTCTTCCGCGACGAGATCGACGCGGCGCTCGCCGCGCGGCCGTATGCGCGCGAGCTGCGCGATCTGGATGAGCGCACGCCCGTGAAGTCCATCGACGCCATCATCGCGCAGGGAAAGAGCCTGTACCCCACGAAGCACGTGCAGTTCGTCTTCTGGGATGCCGAGCGGCCGCACCTCATTGGCCTCGGGGTCGGGGAGGAGTTCGACTCGCCGCTGTCCAAGGTGCAGCGCGTCTTCTTCGACGACCGCACCGGCGAGGTGCGGGGCTCGGCACCGGCGGAAGGCGGCCTGACGGACTTCATCTGGAATCTGCACAAGAGCCTGTGCACCGGCATCCTGGGCGACTTGTTCCTGGGCATCATGTCCCTGGCCTTTCTCGCCTCCATCGTTTCGGGCGTGGTCGTCTACGGCCCCATGGCCCGGCGGATCGGGTTCGGCATCGTGCGCAAAGCGCGCGCGGCGCGGATCCGTTGGCTCGATATCCACAACCTGGTGGGAAGCACCACCTTGGCCTGGGCGCTCGTCGTCGGGGCCACGGGCTTCGTCAACACGCTGGAGGCGCCGTTTTTCGGCATCTGGAACCAGATGACCGTGCCCGCGCTCCTGGCCCCGTACAAAGGCAAGCCGCTTCCCGCGACCCGAAGCTCGGTCGATGATGCCGTCGCCACCGCGCGCGCCGCGCTTCCGGACATGACGCCGACCAGCGTGGGCTTTCCCGAATCGCGCTTTGGAAGCCCGCGCCATTACTTCATTTGGATGCACGGTTCGAGTTTGCTCACCGCGCGCATGTTCACGCCGGTGCTGGTGGAGGCCGACACCGGAAAGCTCGCCACCGCGCGCCGCTTTCCCTGGTACCTGCAGGCCCTGGAGATCTCGCGCCCTCTGCACTTTGGCGATTACGGCGGCATGCCGCTCAAGGTGCTCTGGGCCTTTCTCGACGTCCTCACCATCGTGGTCCTGGGCAGCGGCATCTACCTCTGGGTCGCGCGCCTCCGCGCCTCCCGTCCCATCACCGAGGAGGGCGACGCTGCGGCGGGCGGCCTCCCCTTGTCCGAGGAGCCCGCGGAATGA